A genome region from Oryzias melastigma strain HK-1 linkage group LG12, ASM292280v2, whole genome shotgun sequence includes the following:
- the LOC112162813 gene encoding 3-hydroxy-3-methylglutaryl-coenzyme A reductase, which yields MLARLFRLHGLLVASHPWEVIVGTLAVTVCLFSMNSSFTASSQVCSWSDCPKAQEDVHSNDFFILTITRCMAIIYIYFQFKNLLQLGSKYILGIAGLFTVFSSFVFSTVVIHFFGKELTGLNEALPFFLLLIDLSKACTLAKFALSSNSQEEVRENISQGMAILGPTFTLDALVECLVIGIGTMSGVPQLEIMCCFGCMSVLANYFVFVTFFPACVSLVLELSRESREGRPIWQMSHLAHVLAEEEDNKPNPVTQRVKIIMSLGLALVHAHTRLTAESLGRNRTAVVERPDSAGSMWPQKLSSVELEHVITLGLALLLAVKYVLFEQAETESSLSLRSPISSSPPALKPRGAEDCCRRDVPAPPARRSSAGVLATASSPSEPSVSPDEDSMNTEQTGSVPPGPPGGGSELRPLDECAAVLADPQRGPRTLTDAEVMQLVGAGKIQNYKLEAVLESPERGVAIRRELLAPKLPVTSALEQLPFKDYDYSKVMGTCCENVIGYMPVPVGVAGPLLLDGRQFYVPMATTEGCLVASTNRGCRALSLSGGCSSRILADRMTRGPVVRLPSACRAAEVKLWLETSDGFSLIKEAFDETSRFARLEKLLVCIAGRNLYIRFQSQTGDAMGMNMLSKGTEQALRRLQQHFPDVELLALSGNYCTDKKPAAVNWILGRGKSAVCEATVPAKVVREVLKSSAAALVELNVSKNLVGSAMAGSVGGFNAHAANIVAAIFIACGQDPAQTVSSSSCITQMEPAGPDGQDLYISCTMPSIELGTVGGGTNLPPQQASLQILGVHSPNEPGENARQLARVVCATVLAGELSLMAALAAGHLVKSHMTHNRSKTNLAETFSKPDQTA from the exons ATGCTGGCCCGCCTGTTCAGGCTCCACGGCCTGCTGGTGGCCTCGCACCCGTGGGAGGTTATAGTTGGGACCCTGGCTGTGACCGTGTGCCTCTTCTCCATGAACAGCAGCTTCACAGCCAGCAGCCAAGTGTGCAGCTGGAGCGACTGCCCCAAAGCGCAGGAG gacgTCCACAgcaatgacttttttattttgaccatCACTCGGTGCATGGCTATTATTTACATCTATTTCCAGTTCAAGAATCTGTTGCAGCTGGGATCCAAATACATTCTGG gtATTGCGGGGTTGTTCACAGTATTTTCCAGCTTTGTTTTCAGCACAGTTGTCATCCACTTCTTTGGAAAAGAGCTCACAGGCCTTAA TGAAGCTTTGCCGTTCTTCCTCCTGCTCATCGACCTGTCCAAAGCCTGCACACTAGCCAAGTTCGCCCTCAGCTCAAACTCTCAG gagGAGGTGAGGGAGAACATCTCTCAGGGAATGGCCATCCTGGGCCCCACCTTCACCCTAGACGCTCTGGTGGAGTGTCTGGTGATCGGGATCGGCACCATGTCGG GCGTTCCTCAGCTGGAGATCATGTGCTGCTTCGGCTGCATGTCGGTTTTGGCCAATTACTTTGTGTTTGTGACGTTCTTCCCGGCGTGCGTCTCTCTGGTGCTGGAG CTGTCGAGGGAGAGCCGCGAGGGCCGTCCCATATGGCAGATGAGCCACCTGGCTCACGTCCTGGCAGAAGAGGAGGACAACAAGCCCAACCCCGTCACCCAGAGGGTCAAAATCATCATG TCTCTGGGGCTGGCCTTGGTCCATGCCCATACCCGCCTCACGGCCGAGTCTTTGGGGAGAAACCGCACGGCTGTCGTAGAAAGACCCGACTCGGCCGGCTCCATGTGGCCTCAGAAGCTCTCCAG CGTGGAGCTGGAGCACGTGATAACGCTCGGCCTCGCCCTGCTTCTCGCCGTCAAGTACGTCCTCTTCGAGCAGGCGGAGACAGAGTCCTCGCTGTCTCTCAGGAGTCCCATTAGCAGCTCCCCTCCAGCCCTGAAGCCCAGGGGGGCCGAGGACTGCTGCAGGAGGGACGTCCCAGCGCCGCCGGCCCGCAGGAGCTCTGCCGGTGTCCTAGCAACCGCCTCCTCTCCCTCTGAGCCGAGCGTGTCCCCAGACGAAG ACTCCATGAACACGGAGCAGACGGGTTCGGTTCCTCCCGGCCCTCCGGGCGGCGGGTCGGAGCTGCGGCCGCTGGACGAGTGCGCGGCCGTCCTCGCCGATCCTCAG AGAGGGCCTCGGACGCTGACTGATGCGGAGGTCATGCAGCTCGTCGGCGCCGGGAAGATCCAGAACTACAAGCTGGAGGCGGTCCTGGAGTCTCCGGAGAGGGGCGTGGCCATCAGGAGGGAGCTGCTGGCGCCTAAACTGCCCGTGACCTCGGCGCTGGAACAGCTGCCCTTCAAGGACTATGACTACTCCAAG GTGATGGGCACCTGCTGTGAGAACGTCATCGGGTACATGCCGGTCCCCGTGGGCGTGGCCGGCCCACTCCTCCTAGACGGTCGTCAGTTTTACGTTCCCATGGCAACCACAGAGGGCTGTCTGGTGGCCAGCACCAACCGAGGCTGCAGAGCGCTGTCG CTGAGCGGAGGCTGCAGCAGCCGGATCCTGGCCGACCGGATGACCCGCGGCCCCGTGGTCAGGCTGCCCTCAGCGTGCCGAGCCGCGGAGGTCAAGCTCTGGCTGGAGACGTCAGACGGCTTCAGTCTGATCAAAGAGGCGTTCGACGAGACCAGCAG GTTCGCCCGCCTGGAGAAGCTGCTGGTCTGCATCGCCGGGAGGAACCTCTACATCCGCTTCCAGTCGCAGACGGGGGACGCCATGGGCATGAACATGCTGTCTAAG GGGACGGAGCAGGCTCTGCGCAGACTGCAGCAGCACTTCCCAGACGTGGAGCTGCTGGCGCTCAGCGGCAACTACTGCACCGACAAGAAGCCCGCCGCCGTCAACTGGATCCTGGGGAGGGGCAAGTCCGCCGTGTGCGAGGCCACCGTTCCCGCCAAGGTGGTCCGAGAG GTGCTGAAGAGCAGCGCAGCCGCTCTGGTGGAGCTGAACGTCAGCAAGAACCTGGTGGGCTCCGCCATGGCTGGAAGCGTGGGGGGCTTCAACGCCCACGCCGCCAACATCGTGGCGGCCATCTTCATCGCCTGTGGACAG GACCCGGCGCAGAccgtcagcagcagcagctgtatCACGCAGATGGAGCCGGCCGGCCCGGACGGACAGGACCTGTACATCAGCTGCACCATGCCCTCCATAGAGCTGGGCACGGTGGGCGGGGGCACCAACCTGCCCCCCCAGCAGGCCAGTCTGCAG ATACTCGGCGTCCACAGCCCCAACGAGCCGGGCGAGAACGCCCGCCAGCTGGCCCGTGTGGTTTGTGCCACCGTCCTGGCGGGGGAGCTCtcactgatggcagctctggCTGCCGGTCACCTCGTCAAAAGTCACATGACCCACAACAG atccaaaacaaacctgGCAGAGACTTTTTCAAAGCCGGATCAGACGGCGTGA